From a region of the Constantimarinum furrinae genome:
- the rny gene encoding ribonuclease Y produces MDNIITLIIASVAGVAVGFLIAKFFERNNASQLIKSAKKNAASIIKEANSEAESIKKDKILQAKEKFIELKSEHEKVILSRDKKISEVEKRIRDKESQISSELAKTAKLNSSLEKKSADYDERLNYLEKKQSEVEKLHRSQIEQLEVISSLSAEDAKAQLIESLKEEAKTGAMAFVQSSMEEAKLTAQQEAKKIIINTIQRIGTEEAIENCVSVFNLESDDVKGRIIGREGRNIRAIENATGVEIIVDDTPEAIILSCFDSVRREIARLSLHKLVTDGRIHPARIEEVVKKTTKQIEEEIIEVGKRTVIDLGIHGLNPELIKAVGRMKYRSSYGQNLLHHSREVARLCGVMASELGLNPKLAKRAGLLHDIGKVPETETEVPHAILGMQWAEKYGEKPDVCNAIGAHHDEIEMTNLLSPIVQVCDAISGARPGARRQVLDSYIQRLKDLEDIAFGFNGVNKAYAIQAGRELRVMVESEKVSDEKAAQLSFEISQKIQTDMTYPGQVKVTVIRETRAVNIAK; encoded by the coding sequence ATGGATAACATAATTACACTCATTATAGCCTCGGTAGCGGGAGTAGCGGTTGGATTTTTAATTGCTAAATTTTTTGAGAGAAACAATGCCTCTCAACTCATTAAGTCGGCCAAAAAAAATGCCGCATCAATAATAAAAGAAGCCAATTCAGAAGCAGAATCAATAAAAAAAGATAAAATACTTCAGGCAAAGGAAAAGTTTATTGAGCTAAAATCGGAGCACGAAAAGGTGATCCTTAGTCGTGATAAGAAAATATCTGAAGTTGAAAAGAGAATCCGGGATAAGGAATCTCAGATTTCCAGCGAACTGGCCAAAACCGCAAAACTGAACAGTTCCCTAGAAAAGAAAAGTGCAGATTACGACGAACGGCTTAATTATCTTGAAAAGAAGCAATCGGAAGTAGAAAAGCTACATCGCAGTCAGATCGAGCAGCTTGAAGTAATTTCAAGTCTTTCTGCCGAGGATGCCAAAGCACAATTGATAGAAAGTCTTAAGGAAGAAGCTAAAACTGGCGCTATGGCTTTCGTGCAATCTTCGATGGAAGAGGCTAAACTTACCGCCCAACAGGAAGCAAAAAAGATCATTATTAACACCATTCAACGAATAGGTACCGAAGAAGCTATAGAAAATTGTGTTTCGGTTTTTAATCTCGAAAGCGATGATGTGAAAGGCCGAATCATTGGTCGAGAGGGAAGAAACATTCGGGCCATTGAAAACGCAACCGGTGTTGAGATCATTGTTGACGATACTCCGGAAGCCATAATCCTTTCCTGTTTCGATTCGGTGCGAAGAGAGATTGCGAGACTTTCGCTCCACAAGCTGGTTACCGATGGTAGAATTCATCCCGCACGTATAGAGGAGGTTGTAAAGAAAACTACGAAGCAAATAGAAGAGGAGATCATTGAAGTTGGAAAGCGAACCGTGATCGATCTTGGAATACACGGACTCAACCCCGAACTCATAAAAGCTGTTGGAAGAATGAAATATCGTTCTTCATACGGCCAAAATTTGTTGCATCACTCTCGAGAAGTCGCAAGACTTTGCGGTGTAATGGCTTCTGAATTAGGATTGAACCCAAAATTGGCAAAACGAGCTGGATTACTGCATGATATAGGTAAGGTGCCTGAGACTGAAACAGAAGTACCTCACGCTATATTGGGAATGCAGTGGGCCGAAAAATACGGTGAAAAGCCCGATGTATGTAACGCTATAGGTGCTCATCACGACGAAATTGAAATGACCAACCTGCTTTCACCTATAGTACAGGTGTGCGACGCGATTAGCGGAGCGCGACCCGGAGCCCGACGACAGGTTCTGGATTCGTACATTCAGCGACTTAAGGACCTGGAGGATATCGCCTTTGGTTTCAATGGTGTAAACAAAGCCTATGCTATTCAGGCAGGACGTGAACTTAGAGTTATGGTGGAAAGTGAAAAGGTGAGCGACGAAAAAGCAGCGCAGTTGTCTTTCGAGATCTCACAAAAGATTCAAACCGATATGACCTACCCCGGACAAGTAAAAGTGACCGTGATACGAGAAACCAGAGCCGTTAATATTGCTAAATAG
- a CDS encoding cell division protein ZapA, with protein MSNPLKIKLSIADRVYPLTINPEQEEGLRKATKKIEEMIKRFEKSYAVRDKQDVLAMCALQFAAQVEQKSIDKESDTQFVEDKLNALNDLLQDHLS; from the coding sequence ATGTCGAACCCGCTTAAAATAAAACTATCGATCGCAGACAGGGTGTATCCGTTAACGATAAATCCGGAGCAGGAGGAAGGCCTTAGAAAAGCCACGAAGAAGATCGAGGAAATGATAAAGCGATTCGAGAAAAGTTACGCCGTAAGGGATAAGCAGGATGTATTAGCCATGTGTGCATTACAATTTGCGGCCCAGGTGGAGCAAAAATCAATTGATAAGGAATCTGATACACAATTTGTGGAGGATAAATTGAATGCATTAAATGATTTATTGCAGGATCACTTATCATAA